The following coding sequences lie in one Musa acuminata AAA Group cultivar baxijiao chromosome BXJ1-8, Cavendish_Baxijiao_AAA, whole genome shotgun sequence genomic window:
- the LOC135587195 gene encoding probable tRNA-splicing endonuclease subunit Sen2, with product MELTGPRWKGKGFADTALANPMSEIVSRLRTSLSPSMPNALLSGCIALLEAEPEAADLLERSSIGKNITTFGGDKKCFQLGPEESFYLYHGLTCIRITREDGTAMADAELWNHFCSQRKAFPELYKAYSHLRSKNWVVRSGTHYGADFVAYRHHPALVHAEYAVLVIPENDGKASSTRLSAWPDLCCSLRLSGSVAKTLLILYVSSCSRDRSSVCSSEEFSVDERIIRRWIPERSREGKCLAGDDEVQ from the coding sequence TGTCTCTCGATTGCGAACCTCTTTAAGTCCATCGATGCCAAATGCGTTGCTTTCTGGTTGCATTGCTCTTCTCGAAGCCGAACCGGAGGCCGCTGACCTTCTCGAGCGATCCTCGATCGGCAAAAACATCACCACCTTCGGAGGGGACAAGAAGTGCTTCCAGTTGGGTCCGGAGGAGTCCTTCTACTTGTATCATGGTCTGACGTGCATCAGGATTACGAGGGAGGACGGAACTGCCATGGCAGATGCAGAGCTGTGGAACCACTTCTGCTCTCAAAGGAAAGCGTTCCCCGAGCTCTACAAGGCGTACTCACATCTGAGATCGAAGAATTGGGTGGTGCGCTCGGGCACTCATTATGGCGCAGACTTCGTGGCTTACAGGCATCACCCTGCACTCGTTCACGCAGAGTACGCAGTGCTTGTTATACCAGAGAATGATGGCAAGGCTAGCAGTACTCGTTTGAGTGCATGGCCTGACCTTTGCTGCTCTCTACGTTTGAGTGGCTCTGTTGCAAAGACGCTGCTAATTCTCTATGTGAGCAGCTGCAGTAGGGACAGGAGTTCAGTGTGCAGCTCGGAGGAATTTAGTGTCGACGAGCGAATCATCCGAAGATGGATCCCAGAGAGGTCTCGAGAGGGCAAATGCTTGGCGGGAGATGATGAAGTTCAATGA